CGTTCGCCCCGCGCGAGCGGCCTTTTTCGTCTCTTCAAGGTTAAGCCTTTGGCAAGCTTTCTGCGGGTAAGCACGATTAACCAAAGGAGAGAGACATGCATGTACGTGAAGTGAATTCCGCCAAGGTCTCCGGAATTGGCGGGTTCTTCATCCGGGCCCGCAATCCCGGCAAGATGCGCGCGTGGTACCGCGATGTGCTGGGGATCGGGCGCTCCGATGACGTGGTCTGGCAGCAGGCGCCGGGGCCCACGATCTTTGCGCCCTACGCCGAACGCAGCACGTATTTCGGCCGCCAGGACCAGTCTTTCATGCTGAATTTCCGCGTCGACAACCTCGCCGCCATGATCGAAGAGCTCACCGCCACGGGCATCCACGTCGAAACCCGCCCCGGCGAATGGGACAACGATACCGGCCGCTTCGCGCGTATTCACGATCCGGAGGGCAATCCCATCGAGCTCTGGGAGCCCGCCGCCTGACATCGCGCGCGGGCTCTGGCCCCCGGGGGCCGGGGCGCGTATGGCGCTTGGATGGATATTCGCGCGATCTGTCTCGGCCTCGTTTTCGCCCTCGCGTGGTCCTCCGCGTTCACCTCGGCGCGCATCATCGTCGAAAGCGCGCCACCGCTCCTGATCCTCTCGCTCCGCTTTTTCCTGTCCGGCGCGCTGGCCTGCGGGCTTGCATGGGCGCTGGGGCAGAGCTTTCGGCTCTCGGCGGCGCAATGGCGGGCGACGATCCTCTTCGGTATCTGCCAGAACGCGCTTTATCTCGGGCTCAACTTCGTGGCCATGCAGAGCGTGGAGGCCTCGCTCGCAGCCATAATCGCCTCGGCCATGCCGCTCCTCGTGGCCGGGGCCGGCTGGATCCTTTTTCGGGAGCGCGTGGGCGCGGCGGGCGTCGGAGGGCTCGTGGTAGGTACAGGCGGCGTCATCCTCATCATGGGGGCACGGCTCGGCGGCGGCGCGGATAGCTTCGGCATCGCGCTTTGTATCCTCGGTGTCATCGCGCTCACGGCGGCCACGCTGGCCCTGCGGCAGGCCTCGAGCGGGGGCAACTACATGGCCATCGTGGGCCTGCAGATGCTCATCGGTGCCACGGCACTTCTCCCCGCGGGGCTCGCGCTCGAGACTTGGGAGGTCACCTGGACCCCGCGCCTCACGGCGGCCTTCGTCTATACCACGCTGGTGCCGGGGCTTCTCGCGACGCTCATCTGGTTCCACCTTGTGGCGCGGGTCGGCGCGGTGAAGGCCGCGACGTTCCACTTCCTCAATCCGTTCTTCGGCGTGGCCATCGCGGCGCTCATGCTGGGCGAGGCGCTGAGCCTCACCGACATCGCGGGGGTCGTGCTCATCGCGGGGGCGATCCTTGCCG
The genomic region above belongs to Pseudomonadota bacterium and contains:
- a CDS encoding VOC family protein; the protein is MHVREVNSAKVSGIGGFFIRARNPGKMRAWYRDVLGIGRSDDVVWQQAPGPTIFAPYAERSTYFGRQDQSFMLNFRVDNLAAMIEELTATGIHVETRPGEWDNDTGRFARIHDPEGNPIELWEPAA
- a CDS encoding DMT family transporter; this translates as MDIRAICLGLVFALAWSSAFTSARIIVESAPPLLILSLRFFLSGALACGLAWALGQSFRLSAAQWRATILFGICQNALYLGLNFVAMQSVEASLAAIIASAMPLLVAGAGWILFRERVGAAGVGGLVVGTGGVILIMGARLGGGADSFGIALCILGVIALTAATLALRQASSGGNYMAIVGLQMLIGATALLPAGLALETWEVTWTPRLTAAFVYTTLVPGLLATLIWFHLVARVGAVKAATFHFLNPFFGVAIAALMLGEALSLTDIAGVVLIAGAILAVQTSRASARTANHTPDTRPNTAR